The Candidatus Nitrosotalea sinensis genomic interval GTATCATTTTGATAAAGTCAGTCAGGCGCTTGTGATAATTTGTCTTGTATTTTTCGTCAATCTCAAAAGTAACAGAATATAATGAATTTAGTGCGTCCATGCCAACACACCTCTGGAAACATGTTCCTGTAAGCTGGCCTAGCTTTCTTTGCATTTTATTTTGATTTACAAGATCATCTGCACTTTCTGCAATGTGCAAGAATCTGTTTACCTGTAATCCGGTAATTGATGATTTTGCAGTTGCCATCTCTCCGTCTCTTTCTGCAAGAGCATAGGTTTCTGCTACTGCATTTATTGAAGGTTTTATCATTGGATGGTCTACAGGCTCTTTTACAAGCTCGCCAAAAAGATAGACCTTCATGTTGCGGCCCCTCAGGCTTTGGATGTATTCCTCAGCTGTTCTAATTGGCATATCTGCTAATCGCTTTGCAAGTAATATAAATATTATAACAAAGATCGGCTCTTTTATTCAAGACCGATTCTGACATCTACTACCTTGCAGCCCTTGCCTTTTTCAAAGACTAGGACTGGATTCATGTCAAGCTCTTTTATCTCTTTGAAATCAGTGACAAGCTGAGAGATTCTTTGGATACAGTCAGATAGTTTTTTGACATCAGATGGTTTTTCTCCTCTTACACCTTGCAATAGCTTGCTTGTCTTGATAGAAGATATCATCTCGTCTGCCTCGGCATCCGTTACTGGTGCAACTCTAAATGTTACATCCTTGAGTACTTCAACATAGATTCCTCCCATGCCAAACATCACTACAGAACCAAATCCTGGCTCTTGCTTAGAGCCGACAATTGTCTCTTTTCCGCCCTTGACCATCTCCTGTACCAGGACTCCTTTGATTACCGCCTTTTTGTCGTATTTCTTGGCGTTTTTAATTATCTCTTTGAATGCCCTCTTTACTTCTTGAGGTGTCTTTAGACCCACCTTTACTCCGCCTGCATCAGATTTGTGAATTATTTGCGGGGATGCAATCTTCATTACAACTGGATAACCAATTTTTTTGGCTGCAACCGTAGACTCTTTTTCTTTTGTAGCAAGAATGCTTTTTGGTACCGGAAAGCCATATGCTTTCAAGACCTCTTGTCCTTCTTCTTCAAGCAGGTTCTTTCTTCCTTCGGATTTTACCTTGGCAAATATCTGTTCTACTTTTTTCTTGTTTACTTTGAATTGTTGTGTAGTTCCTTCTTGTGCTTGTGACCACTGGGAGAATCGTAACATTGCTTTGAGTGCACGAATTGCTTTTTCTGCATAAGTATAGTATGGGATTCCTCCCTCTGCAAGAATTTCTCGGTTGCGTATTCCCTCATCAAGGCCCATGAGGCTTGCAAGAATTGTCTTGTTGTATTTCTTTGATGCTGCAACAATTACTTCGGCAAGCTTGTTGTAATCTAGAGTTGCAGAAGGTGTACACATTGCAATTACAGAGCCTACATTTTGATGTGCAAGAACCAAATTCAATACATGATCAAATCTGTTAAAATCAGCATCCCCTACAATATCAACTGGATTTCTGGATGTTCCCCAGGGAGGAATTACTGCATTTATCTGAGGTCTGATATCTTCAATGTTTGCCATCTTGATTCCCATTCTAGAACATGCGTCAGTTGAAATGATTGCAGGACCTCCTGCGTTTGATACTATGACTAGGTCGCCTTTTAGTGGCAATGGTTGTTTTGAAAAAGCAACTGCGTAATCGAAGAGCTCTTCCATGGTGTCAACTCTGATTGCGCCAGATTGGGTAAGCAGCGCATCATAGATTTCATCAGAGCCCATTAGTGCACCAGTGTGTGACATGGCTGCCTTGGCACCTTCCGGACTTCGGCCTGATTTTAGTACAAGAACTGGTTTTTTGAGTTTGTTCAATCTAGTGATTTGTTTGCATATCTTCAAGAATTCTCGTCCATTTGTCATGTCTTCAAGGTACATGACAATTACTTTGGTCTGCTCATGTTCTGCAAGCATCTTTAAAATATCAACCTCGTTGAGGTCAACTTTATTGCCCATGCTTATTACAGATGAAAATCCAATGCCTTGGGCACTTGCGTCTTCTACAAGTGCTGCACAGATTGCGCCACTCTGAGATACAAGTGCGATTCCTCCTGACTTGGGGGTTACCTTGAGAAAGGTAGAATTCATCATTGTCTGTGGTGCAAGATTCATCACACCAAGACAGTTTGGACCAATGATTCTGATGTTATACTGTTTGGCAATCTCTGCAAGTCTTTTTTCAAGCTTGGCACCTTCCTCGTTTACTTCCTTAAATCCAGCAGTGATTACAATTGCTCCCTTGATTCCTTTTTTTCCGCACTCTTCAAGTACAGATGGGACGACATCATTTTTTGTAACTATAACTGCAAGATCAATTGGTTCTGGAACATCAAGGACACTCTTGTATGCCTTTTTATCAAATACT includes:
- a CDS encoding 4-hydroxybutyrate--CoA ligase, yielding MSESIFLSPKSIAIIGASDKEGSVGRAITSNILKGYTGTILPISPTRDTVFDKKAYKSVLDVPEPIDLAVIVTKNDVVPSVLEECGKKGIKGAIVITAGFKEVNEEGAKLEKRLAEIAKQYNIRIIGPNCLGVMNLAPQTMMNSTFLKVTPKSGGIALVSQSGAICAALVEDASAQGIGFSSVISMGNKVDLNEVDILKMLAEHEQTKVIVMYLEDMTNGREFLKICKQITRLNKLKKPVLVLKSGRSPEGAKAAMSHTGALMGSDEIYDALLTQSGAIRVDTMEELFDYAVAFSKQPLPLKGDLVIVSNAGGPAIISTDACSRMGIKMANIEDIRPQINAVIPPWGTSRNPVDIVGDADFNRFDHVLNLVLAHQNVGSVIAMCTPSATLDYNKLAEVIVAASKKYNKTILASLMGLDEGIRNREILAEGGIPYYTYAEKAIRALKAMLRFSQWSQAQEGTTQQFKVNKKKVEQIFAKVKSEGRKNLLEEEGQEVLKAYGFPVPKSILATKEKESTVAAKKIGYPVVMKIASPQIIHKSDAGGVKVGLKTPQEVKRAFKEIIKNAKKYDKKAVIKGVLVQEMVKGGKETIVGSKQEPGFGSVVMFGMGGIYVEVLKDVTFRVAPVTDAEADEMISSIKTSKLLQGVRGEKPSDVKKLSDCIQRISQLVTDFKEIKELDMNPVLVFEKGKGCKVVDVRIGLE